The region GCAGCGAGCGTTAACCTTTAAACCTGTGGATGAGTAGAAGCAGCAAATCCCACTTGACAATCTTCAAGCGGGATTTGCTTTAAAAATTCTTAAACTAAGTGTGTTTCAAGACTTACGGACTGAAACAGCTACTTCAACTGGCTCATCATCGGAAGGTCTGAGGCTAGGGAAGAGGAAGTGATTCTCTTCAACATACTGCGCCCCAAACAATCCCTTCTCAGCCCAAAAGTACCGATCTGTGGTATGCTCATTACGCTTAACCAGAAGTAGTGCAGGTGGAAGGATTCCTTCTGCATGAATAAACTTCCTGGCAGCTGTAACGGGCTTGTCCTCACCACATTCGATGCTGAACTGAGGCACGTGCTCAAGAATTCTACGCCCCTCCTGCCGACGGCGGCTCTTACGCTTGCGTCTCCTTGCCAAGTTGTCCCCCTTTCTGGTCAAGTGTAGTTTTAGTTACAAAATACGTCGCAAGTATATCGGTTTCAAGCCAAAATTTCAATTTCTTTTAACCCATTGATACAAACTTTAAATCTATCTAAAGGTTTAGGTTCGCTTGAATGGTCAAAGGTAACGCTATTGATACGTTTGTGCTCCGATGGTTGAGTGAATGCAGGTAGGCGATCGCTAACTTTATGCTAATGCCCGTCAGTTCTGAATTTGTGGCTCTTTGCCGGGCGCAAATTATGCTCCTGACTCAGGCATTGGGGGCATCAATCAGTGTTATTTACCTCACTCAAGATTTGGTCGAGGGAGCGCAAACGCAACTGGTGCCAATTGCTGCCTATCCTGAAACCTTTACAGAATGGGATAGACAGCCCCAGCCATTGCGTTTAGCAGCGGCGTTAACCCCAGCAGAACCCTTTCTTAAAGAATTGGCAGGTTATCCCCCCCTTGTTTCAGCAACCGAAGACTCTGGGCTAAACGAGGTGGAGGAACATGGAGCGGGGACTGCGATCGCTGATGATGTTGCATCTACGCACTCTACAACTGCGAATGCTCATACTCAGATGGAAAGCGCGATCGCGGATCAACGTCAAATCGTTTTACCGTTAATGCATGAATCAATGGTATTTGGGTTGCTAGTTACCCAGCGCGATGATCGAGCGTGGGAAGCATGGGAACATCAGCAAATTGAACGAATTGCAACAACACTCTCACTTGCTTGCGTAATGGATCAGCGTTATCAGTGGGGGCAACAGGAACGCGAACAAGAGAAACTAGTGCAACTTCAGCAGCGCGATTTAATGGATAACCTGTTGCATCAGCTTCGGAATTCCCTAACTGCTTTACAAACCTTCGGCAAGCTCATCTTGCGGCGACTGGTTCCGGGCGATCGCAGCTATGAACTGGCAACCAGTATTACCCGTGAAACCGAGCGTTTACGAGAACTGGCGCAACAGATAGAGTTAGTATTGGATGTGGGGCTACTCTCCACACCACGTGCACTCCCACCTGGCGACAGTGACCAACCAAACTCAGATGAGGAGCAATTGGGTGAGGCAACCCTGGATCCTCGCCCTATTCATGCATTGCCAACGGTTGGGTTGTTGCCTGGTGTGGCTTTAACCCTTGAGCGATGCCTAGTAGAAACAGTGTTAGAGCCATTATTGGCATCAGCGACCACTATTGCTCAAGAAAAAAATATTTCAATCTGGGTGAGTTTGCCAGACGATCTTCCACCAGTATGGGCAAACCCTCAAGCACTTCGCGAGGTGTTCAATAACTTAATCGAAAATGCTATTAAGTACACTCCTACCAATGGACATATTTGGGTAGAAGCAGATGTACCAGACAACAAAGCTTACTTAGAGATCTCGGTGTCGGATACGGGGCCCGGAATTCCACCTGACGATTTATTGCATTTGTTTGAGCGCTACTATCGAGGAGTACAGGCAAAGGGCACGATTCCTGGTACTGGGTTGGGGTTAGCGATCGCCCGCTCGTTAGTTGAACAAATGGACGGCAAAATCCAGGCATTTAGTCCAGCTTTGCCAGCTAAACAAACCATGCCTGGAGAACTGCCTTCCCGGACTCTTACTCCGGGAACCACGTTTATCGTTCAACTGCCGTTGGTAATCAACAATCAGGAGCCATGAGAAAGCAAGCCCTTGAAGATAAGGGGACGCTGTTAATTTCATCCCCTCTGTCATCTAGCGAGGGGTGGCTGCTGGCACAATTTCCAGATCGGAATTGAGTGTTAGGGTGAGATCAGTATTGGGGTTGATTGCAAATAACTCAATGCGATCGCGGAACAGCAAGCTCAAACCTGCACCCACAACTGCCCCTGGCAATACTTCCCATGCCTCCACTCGGCGATCGCCCGTAACAGCGGCGATCCCAGCAGCAGCACCAGCCCCAACAACCGTACCAGCAACTAACTTCCCAGTACTTACTCCTTTCGTAATCGTTTCAGTCGTGGTGATAAAGTTAGAAGATGCATCCATTGCAAGGCGTCTTCCATTTGGAAACACCAGCTCTCTTGCCAGGAATTGAGCACCCCTTGGAGTCGTTTGTAGTGTCCCCACCACATCACTTCCTGCCGGAATCAGCACTTGCCCTTGCTGCGTAATCACGTTCTGTGCCACTTTCATCGTGAAAGGAATAGGTGCTTCATCCTTTGCCAACAGAATCTTTTGAGCACCTTCAAACCGAACAGGAATTTGAGTACCAGCCGGAATCTTCACGCCTGCAATAGGAGCACCACCCCCCACAATGTAAGGAGAGTTGATCCGAGCTACCTGATTTGTTGCAACCAGCGCTTGATAAATGTTCGCTGCAACTTCAGCCCGAGTCGCAGCACGGTTAGGATTCAATAACCGCACATCAGGAAAGTTAACCACCATTTGCCGTTCGGTGGCAGCCGCAACACTAGGTCTGGCATAGTTTGGAATTGCACTTGCATCTGCAAATATGCCTATCGTCTGGTCTATTGAAACAGCAGGAGAGGGAGCAAATCCCAGTCCATTGGTTAGAGAAACCAGGATTTGAGCCCGTGGGATATTTTCAGAGGGTCTAAAAACTTGCCCCGGATACCCTGCCATAAAGCCAGTAGTATAAGCACGATCAATTGCGCCGCGTCCCCAAAAGTTAGCAGGCACATCAACAAAGGTAATGGGTGGACGAATTTGGGGACTATTTGGAAAAGCCCGATTGATCATGGCTGCAAATTCAGCCCGAGTGACAGGTGCTTCTGGGCGGAAGGTTCCGTCTTCAGGAAACCCCGCAATCACACCACGGGTTGAGAGTTCATTAATAAAAGGAGCTGCCCAATATCCCGCAGGGACATCTTTAAAAGCAGTTGGCTGAGCAATAGCCGGAACGGTCATCACAATGGGCGCAACGCTGCCTGTTGCAATTCCTAAAGCAACGAGTAAAGCGGTCCCTGACTTCCAAGCGTTGGAATTCACCATGGGAGAGTTCTCCAAAGAAACATCGACTACTTGTTAGGTATGTTGACCTTACACAAGGTAAGAAGGTTCCTGGGGGGATAAACAGCGAAAATTGGCAGTTTTTGGCAGAAATGCTCTGATTTTAAGAGTTGATGTTCGATCGCTACACAGTTTTACTATGAAACGGTATCGCCAATAAAAACTAGACATTTCCAACAGACGAGTTGTCCTCCCAAGGTGCGAAAGCAAGACAACTTAGACGACTAAACGGTACCCCTCTACATTGATACTTGTTCCTGGAAGATTGCCAGGGATCGCAGCGCAATGATTTGTAGGAGCACCAAAGACGCCTCATCAGAGCGATTTCTGAGTCTTGCAACTGAATGATACCCCCAGAATGGTTTATTGAACGATTAATCGTTCATCTCATGATTCAATAAATCCTAATTGGGATGGGGGGCGTAATATCAGAGATCCTTCATTCTGGGATTCTTGTGTGGTTAACGTTAGAATTCTCATCAACAGTTATTTCATCCGGATGGTTCAAGTGATGTTGTAGTAGCACTAGAAAACACAAAGTCAACGGTAGAGGGTGTGCAATCTGGAACACATTAGCCAACTTCGTTTCTGAGTAAGCTGAATGGAGTCTAATTAGGCTGAATGGAGGAGCAAGAATTCGGTTCGCAAGACAGTACTATCTGCACTATTCAAGTGGGCACGAAAGTATGATCGTGGGTCACAATCATTTGCAAGAAATTCGGGCATTCTGCCGAGACGAGGAAGCGTATCGGCGAATGCTTGAGTTGCTCACTCGAGCTTATTTAGACAGTAATGAGCAGCAATTAATTGCTCAACAAAATCAGGATCATTACACAGCAATTTTGAATTTATTGCCGGATCGTGTCTTTCGGGTAAATCGCAATGGGGACGGGTTGGACTTTAAAGGTACTCAGGAAGATACTGAACATGGAATACGCCGAGAGGATGTAGTGGGTACAAATTTGCGCAATTGTTTACCCTCTGATATCGCCCAGCAGATTCTCAATGCGATCGCCCGCACGCTAGAAACAGGAACCCTTCAAACTATTGAGTATCAACTTCCCAAAGCCTGGGAACCAAACGTTGGGGAAATACGGGACTATGAAGTGCGATTAGTGGTTTGTGGGGAAAACGAGGTACTGGCAATCGAGCGAGACATTAGCGATCGCAAACGTTCTGAAGAGGCATTGCGGCGTAGCGAAGCCCGGAACACCGCCTTTCTAAACGCCATTCCTGACCTGATGTTTCGTATCCAGCGAGATGGGACATACCTGGATGCCAGAGCTAACAATGCCAATGACCTGGCCATTTCGCCTAGTGAGATGATTGGCAAGAATATTTACGAGGTGCTCCCGCCAGATATTGCCCAACAGCGGATGTATTACGTTGAGCAAGCAATCCAGACTGGGCAACCACAACAATTTGAATATCAATTTCCGGTGCATGGGGTGCTGAGAGATTACGAAGCTCGAATCGTTGTCAGCGGTCCCAATGAAGTACTGGCGATTATGCGAGATATTACCGAACGCAAGCAAGCCGAGCGTCAACTGGCAGAAAGTGCAACCCGGCAAGCAGAACTGTATCAGCAACTGCAAGCACTCAATGCTAGTCTGGAATCGCTTGTAGAAGAGCGAACGGCTCAGCTTCAGCAAAAGATGGTAGAGCTTCAGGAACTTAGTGATCTGAAAGATGAGTTTCTGCATGCGGTTTCCCATGACCTGCGGACACCCATGATGGGAATGCGCCTGGTTTTGCAAAATTTGCAGCAAAAATCGGAAGATCCGATTGTCATTTCGCACTCAGTGCTGGATCGCATGGTGCAAAGTCTGGATCGTCAACTGGCGATGATCCGCTCTTTGTTGGAAGCTCAGTCGAGTGATGTTCAGGGTATTCGTCTGAGTTATGAAGCGGTGAATTTGGGTGAACTGGTTGGAGTGATCGTTGAAGATTTGGCTCCTATCCTGGGGCAATATCAAGCAACCTTAAGCAACAATGTTCCGGTTCAACTTCCCCTGGTTCTCGTTGACCCTGACCAAATTCGGCGTGTCTTAGAAAATCTCCTCACCAACGCCTTGCAGCACAATCCGCCTGGTCTTCACCTCACCTTAAACGCTTGGGTAGAAAGCAAATTTGTGTTTTTCCAGGTACAGGACAACGGTGTTGGCATGTCCCAGGAAGAATGTAACTCCTTATTTGATCGCTACGTTCGTGGTGCTCGTGCCCGTCGAGGGGTTGGGGTTGGGTTGGGATTATATCTCTGCAAGCAAATCATCGAAGCCCACGGGGGCGAGATTGGAGTAAGCAGCCTCCCTGGTGAAGGTGCAACCTTCTGGTTTACATTGCCGCTGAAAAAATAGAGGCGATAAGTCTAAACCTTGTCCACGTCCAAATCCGTAGTTTTTCCCTTAGAAAAACCTCCAGTTTTCGATCTGGACGTAGGTTCGAGGCGATAAATTGTCGAGTCGTCAAATTGCCAATCATGCCAAACTGTTAGAGTATGCTGGAATACGCGCCTGGAACTCCACAGGAATGTTGAACTGGTTAAGCAGCAGGGAACTGACACGAACTCGATGAATCTAATCTCGTTTCTATTGCGATCGTCCTGGAAGGTGGTAGCGATCGCAATCTTCACTGGATTTTTGAGTGGGGGAAGCAGCGCTGCACTGATCGCACTCATCAGTCGTTCCATTAGTCGGGGGATTGGCACTTCGTTAGACACGATCGCGATCGCTTTTGGCTGTTTAGCCTTCATTGCTCTCGCTTCCAGCATTACCTCCCAAATCATGCTCATTCGGTTAGCACAGCAGGCTATTTTTCAATTGCGTCTCAGTCTCAGCCGCCAAATTTTGGGTACAGAACTGGCACATCTGGAAAAACTTGGAACCCCTCTGCTGCTCGCCACTCTCACGGATGATGTTCAAGCAGTCTCCGATGCTGTGCGACTCGTGCCGTTTCTCTGCATTGATATGGCGATCGTCGCGGGCTGCTTGAGCTACATCATCTGGCTCTCCTGGCAAGTTTTCTTTCTGGTGATGCTGCTGACCGTTGTGGCATTGGGCAGTTGTCGCTGGTTGTTGAAAACTGGACAAAAATGGCTGGTGAAGGCGCGAGAAGAGCAAGATAGCCTGTTCAAACATTTCCGCACCGTGACTGATGGGACGAAGGAACTCAAACTGCATTACCGTCGCCGTCAAGCATTTCTCACTGAAGATTTGCAACAGTCTGCTGCTGCCTATCGCCGCTACAATACCCGTGGCTTAACCCTATTCGCCATGACTTCTAGCTGGGGCAAACTGATTTTCTTCTTTGCGATCGGCTTTGTGCTGTTTGCCCTACCTAAGTTGATGACGCTTACCCCACAAACCTTGTCTGGCTATGTGCTAACTTTCACTTACTTAATGTTGCCGATGGATAACCTCGTCAACTCATTGCCTGTATTAGGGCGGGCAGGCGTAGCCCTGAAAAAAATTGACTCCCTCGGTATTTCCTTGGCGAATCGGGCAGAAGCAACCATCACGCCAGCCCCTATTCGTCAGCAATGGAAAGAGTTGCAACTCAACAATGTTACTCATACCTATCAGACTGAACAGGACGATCGCGGCTTTGAAGTGGGACCTATTGATTTGACCCTGTACCCAGGCGAACTGATTTTTATCGTGGGAGGGAATGGCAGTGGTAAGTCTACCCTAGCAAAGCTGATTCTCGGACTATACATTCCCGAATCGGGCAAGATTTTGCTAGATGGTACTCCTATTAATGACCAGAACCGTGAGTGGTATCGGCAACATTTCGCTGTAGTGTTTGCCGACTTTTTCTTGTTCGATCGCCTCTTAGGACTGGATTGTGATGATTTAGATGCCGAAGCCGAGGCTTACCTGAAATGTTTGCGTCTGGATCACAAAGTTACAGTTAATCAGGGCAAACTGTCCACCACTTCACTTTCCCAAGGGCAGCGTAAACGGCTGGCACTGCTCACTGCGTTCCTGGAACAACGTCCCATTTTTCTATTTGATGAATGGGCAGCAGATCAAGATCCTGTGTTTAAAGATGTGTTTTACACGCAACTCTTGCCACAACTCCGCAGCCAGGGCAGAACCATCCTGTGTATCAGCCATGATGATCATTACTTTCATCTGGCAGACCGCATCATCAAGCTCGACTATGGGCAAATCGAATATGACAAGCGTTTACCATTGCGATCGCCTTAGTATCTATTCCACTAGATAGGAACACCAATCGCTCCAACTTCCAGCATAGAGTTTTGCAGTGGAAATGCCTGCCAGTTCTAGAGAGAGAAGATTGACACAGGCAGTTACTCCGGAGCCACAGTAGACAATGATTTCGTCTGCGTCAGCTAAAGCTTGCCAGCGCTGCTGTTGCGCTTCTAGTGATCGCGCCAATCCCTGGTCAGTGGTAACTTCCTGCCAGGGATAGTTTACTGCTCCGGGAATATGTCCAGCAATTGGGTCAATCGGTTCTCGTTCTCCCCGGTAGCGATCGTTTTCCCGAGAATCTACCAGAACAACGGTTGGTAAATCTTTTCGTGCTTTGACTTGCTCAATGGTTACCACCTGTTCTGGGTGGGGCTGGGGTGTAAAGTTGCCAGCCTTAGTTGCCGGAATTTCTGTTGTAACCGGGTAACCTGCTGCCTTCCAGGCTGTCCAGCCACCATCCAACACGGCTACGTTCGTATGCCCCAAATATCGCAAGAGCCACCAGAGCCGTGATGCGAAGGCAAATCGGGAATCATCATAAGCAACTACAAGGGTCGCACCATCAGGCGATACAGAATTCACGCCCATTTGCCGCAATGTCTGAGCAAGGTTATCAGGGTTGGGTAGGGGATGCCGTCCGCCGTGCTTTTTAACCGGGCTGGAAAGATCTCGGTTGAGATCGAGATAGTAAGCACCTGGAATATGCCCATCCTGGTATTGCTGTTCTCCTGAATCGGGTTGCATTAAGGAAAAGCGACAATCTGCGATCGCTACATGAGGATCATCAAGATGCTCATACAACCATGAAACCGAAACCAGGGGAGAACTCATTCAGAATCAGCCTTAAAACAAAAGTTAGGTAGACGACAAAACTTGAAACTAATGGCGAAGATTATGCGTCTTCTGTCCGGATATGCATCTGCTAACGGCGTAGATTGGTTATTAATCTACCCATTTATTAAACGCTTTATGTCTGCCAGTACGCCATTTGTTCGTTCATCTGCGCGCATCTCCTGGTTTCCTGCTCCATGGGTAGTCTGGTCAATTCTAGCGGGATGTGGCTTTACCCTGGCAACAACCCTCCTCTATTTTGCCTGGGCATCGCACCCGTTCCAACGAGTCAAAATTGCTGAAGTTGTCAGCAAAGCTGGAACTGAGAATGTGTTTGTAGACAGCAAACCTGTACAAGCGGGAGCCGAAGTTTCAGTCGGGCAGCAGATTTTAACCTTGGAAAATGCCAGAGTTGGGCTGCAACAAGCCGAGATGGTTGTGGTGCGGTTAGGAACTCAGTCATCTGTCACTCTGGAGCGAGACTGCATCCAACTGGGTGAAGGGCAGATTGTAGTTTCTGACACGCACGGCTGTATTGGTGCGGCGATCGTGCGCGGACAGGATGCAGTATACGTTTTGGAACGGTTAGGAACCCTGGGTGAAATCAAAGTTCTCGCTGGTCGGGTAGAGGTTATTGTTCCTAGCAATCCAGTGGCTCAATCTATCTCGTTAACCGCTAAACAAAAGGTTATTTTCAGTTTAACGGGAGATGAAATTGGTCCAGTGCGGTTAATGTTACCTGCTGAAGTAGATCGCATCCTTCAAGGAGAACTGTTTCAAGGGTTTCAACTGGCACTTGCAAACCAAATGACAATTGCTGGTCTACCACCTGCTGCGATCGCCCCCAGCCCAGCCCCAACCGTTACGCCTACATCGGCTCCTGCACCTGCCAACCCCCCACACCTTCCCCAACAACCCCCTACAAAAGTAACTCCTCAGCCTGTTGTCCCAGCCCACCCCCAGCCTGTTGTCAGTAGCCAAGTATCAAGCCATCCGGTTGGTTCCGATTTCAGTGCCGACGATTTCTATACAAAAAGCATCGATTCCAGTCGCAGTTCAGTTAATCGCGTTTACCGTCGCCGCTGGGTGCAAGAGCCAGCTTACGAGTCATATACTTACCGCCGCAAGTGGCGATCGCCCTACGCATCAGCCAATACCTACCGTCGTCGCCCCTCCTACTCATCCTCCGAGCATTCTGCACCCACGTCTGACCTGCCCTCAGTCCACGAAGCTCCTAAGCCAGAAGCCCCCTCCCCAATAGAATTGCCTCCAGCAACACTACCGGATGCTGGTCCCTTGCCGCCTCCAATTATGGTGGAGCCACCTTTGGAAGCACCGAAATAAAGGCTTTTCTAGATTTGGCAGCAAGATATCCTTAGAAGAGGAGAATTCTCCGTTGCCATAAACAGAGACCCATCCTGATAAGGATGTCGTCAGCCTCAGCGCAAGTGAGCGTGAGCGACTTAAAGAGATTGGACGATAACCCTCATGCTCGCTGTGACCGAAATTGAGTTAAGTGGTTTGCACCAACAGGAGCTTGAGCAG is a window of Leptolyngbyaceae cyanobacterium JSC-12 DNA encoding:
- a CDS encoding PAS domain S-box (IMG reference gene:2510097681~PFAM: Histidine kinase-, DNA gyrase B-, and HSP90-like ATPase; His Kinase A (phosphoacceptor) domain; PAS fold~TIGRFAM: PAS domain S-box), with protein sequence MIVGHNHLQEIRAFCRDEEAYRRMLELLTRAYLDSNEQQLIAQQNQDHYTAILNLLPDRVFRVNRNGDGLDFKGTQEDTEHGIRREDVVGTNLRNCLPSDIAQQILNAIARTLETGTLQTIEYQLPKAWEPNVGEIRDYEVRLVVCGENEVLAIERDISDRKRSEEALRRSEARNTAFLNAIPDLMFRIQRDGTYLDARANNANDLAISPSEMIGKNIYEVLPPDIAQQRMYYVEQAIQTGQPQQFEYQFPVHGVLRDYEARIVVSGPNEVLAIMRDITERKQAERQLAESATRQAELYQQLQALNASLESLVEERTAQLQQKMVELQELSDLKDEFLHAVSHDLRTPMMGMRLVLQNLQQKSEDPIVISHSVLDRMVQSLDRQLAMIRSLLEAQSSDVQGIRLSYEAVNLGELVGVIVEDLAPILGQYQATLSNNVPVQLPLVLVDPDQIRRVLENLLTNALQHNPPGLHLTLNAWVESKFVFFQVQDNGVGMSQEECNSLFDRYVRGARARRGVGVGLGLYLCKQIIEAHGGEIGVSSLPGEGATFWFTLPLKK
- a CDS encoding ATPase, histidine kinase/DNA gyrase B/HSP90-like protein (IMG reference gene:2510097679~PFAM: Histidine kinase-, DNA gyrase B-, and HSP90-like ATPase); this encodes MLMPVSSEFVALCRAQIMLLTQALGASISVIYLTQDLVEGAQTQLVPIAAYPETFTEWDRQPQPLRLAAALTPAEPFLKELAGYPPLVSATEDSGLNEVEEHGAGTAIADDVASTHSTTANAHTQMESAIADQRQIVLPLMHESMVFGLLVTQRDDRAWEAWEHQQIERIATTLSLACVMDQRYQWGQQEREQEKLVQLQQRDLMDNLLHQLRNSLTALQTFGKLILRRLVPGDRSYELATSITRETERLRELAQQIELVLDVGLLSTPRALPPGDSDQPNSDEEQLGEATLDPRPIHALPTVGLLPGVALTLERCLVETVLEPLLASATTIAQEKNISIWVSLPDDLPPVWANPQALREVFNNLIENAIKYTPTNGHIWVEADVPDNKAYLEISVSDTGPGIPPDDLLHLFERYYRGVQAKGTIPGTGLGLAIARSLVEQMDGKIQAFSPALPAKQTMPGELPSRTLTPGTTFIVQLPLVINNQEP
- a CDS encoding hypothetical protein (IMG reference gene:2510097684), translating into MAKIMRLLSGYASANGVDWLLIYPFIKRFMSASTPFVRSSARISWFPAPWVVWSILAGCGFTLATTLLYFAWASHPFQRVKIAEVVSKAGTENVFVDSKPVQAGAEVSVGQQILTLENARVGLQQAEMVVVRLGTQSSVTLERDCIQLGEGQIVVSDTHGCIGAAIVRGQDAVYVLERLGTLGEIKVLAGRVEVIVPSNPVAQSISLTAKQKVIFSLTGDEIGPVRLMLPAEVDRILQGELFQGFQLALANQMTIAGLPPAAIAPSPAPTVTPTSAPAPANPPHLPQQPPTKVTPQPVVPAHPQPVVSSQVSSHPVGSDFSADDFYTKSIDSSRSSVNRVYRRRWVQEPAYESYTYRRKWRSPYASANTYRRRPSYSSSEHSAPTSDLPSVHEAPKPEAPSPIELPPATLPDAGPLPPPIMVEPPLEAPK
- a CDS encoding rhodanese-related sulfurtransferase (IMG reference gene:2510097683~PFAM: Rhodanese-like domain), with translation MSSPLVSVSWLYEHLDDPHVAIADCRFSLMQPDSGEQQYQDGHIPGAYYLDLNRDLSSPVKKHGGRHPLPNPDNLAQTLRQMGVNSVSPDGATLVVAYDDSRFAFASRLWWLLRYLGHTNVAVLDGGWTAWKAAGYPVTTEIPATKAGNFTPQPHPEQVVTIEQVKARKDLPTVVLVDSRENDRYRGEREPIDPIAGHIPGAVNYPWQEVTTDQGLARSLEAQQQRWQALADADEIIVYCGSGVTACVNLLSLELAGISTAKLYAGSWSDWCSYLVE
- a CDS encoding Protein of unknown function (DUF3155) (IMG reference gene:2510097678~PFAM: Protein of unknown function (DUF3155)~manually curated) — protein: MTRKGDNLARRRKRKSRRRQEGRRILEHVPQFSIECGEDKPVTAARKFIHAEGILPPALLLVKRNEHTTDRYFWAEKGLFGAQYVEENHFLFPSLRPSDDEPVEVAVSVRKS
- a CDS encoding S-layer domain containing protein (IMG reference gene:2510097680~PFAM: S-layer homology domain) → MVNSNAWKSGTALLVALGIATGSVAPIVMTVPAIAQPTAFKDVPAGYWAAPFINELSTRGVIAGFPEDGTFRPEAPVTRAEFAAMINRAFPNSPQIRPPITFVDVPANFWGRGAIDRAYTTGFMAGYPGQVFRPSENIPRAQILVSLTNGLGFAPSPAVSIDQTIGIFADASAIPNYARPSVAAATERQMVVNFPDVRLLNPNRAATRAEVAANIYQALVATNQVARINSPYIVGGGAPIAGVKIPAGTQIPVRFEGAQKILLAKDEAPIPFTMKVAQNVITQQGQVLIPAGSDVVGTLQTTPRGAQFLARELVFPNGRRLAMDASSNFITTTETITKGVSTGKLVAGTVVGAGAAAGIAAVTGDRRVEAWEVLPGAVVGAGLSLLFRDRIELFAINPNTDLTLTLNSDLEIVPAATPR
- a CDS encoding cyclic peptide transporter (IMG reference gene:2510097682~PFAM: ABC transporter transmembrane region; ABC transporter~TIGRFAM: cyclic peptide transporter), whose translation is MNLISFLLRSSWKVVAIAIFTGFLSGGSSAALIALISRSISRGIGTSLDTIAIAFGCLAFIALASSITSQIMLIRLAQQAIFQLRLSLSRQILGTELAHLEKLGTPLLLATLTDDVQAVSDAVRLVPFLCIDMAIVAGCLSYIIWLSWQVFFLVMLLTVVALGSCRWLLKTGQKWLVKAREEQDSLFKHFRTVTDGTKELKLHYRRRQAFLTEDLQQSAAAYRRYNTRGLTLFAMTSSWGKLIFFFAIGFVLFALPKLMTLTPQTLSGYVLTFTYLMLPMDNLVNSLPVLGRAGVALKKIDSLGISLANRAEATITPAPIRQQWKELQLNNVTHTYQTEQDDRGFEVGPIDLTLYPGELIFIVGGNGSGKSTLAKLILGLYIPESGKILLDGTPINDQNREWYRQHFAVVFADFFLFDRLLGLDCDDLDAEAEAYLKCLRLDHKVTVNQGKLSTTSLSQGQRKRLALLTAFLEQRPIFLFDEWAADQDPVFKDVFYTQLLPQLRSQGRTILCISHDDHYFHLADRIIKLDYGQIEYDKRLPLRSP